A window of Phragmites australis chromosome 2, lpPhrAust1.1, whole genome shotgun sequence genomic DNA:
TTATCTCAAACAGACGAGCACATGTTAGACTCAAATTTCTTATAGTAAATTACGCAAAATTACATAATTATTggcaaaatataaaaaaatacaagtcATTTATTTTACTCAGTGGGAACACTTGAATATACGGCTAGCTACGTACACATTATGATGGACTATATTTGTGTACAAGTCTTAACTCTGACTTGCACACCCAAAGTAAAGTCTCGCAATCCCTTGCCATCACAAAGGACACATAAACAGACGCAGCTCCCTCGTTGTGTAATCAGCCATACTAACTCATGCTTGCCAAGAAAATCATCGTGTTTGTACAATACGTTAGTAGTAGTAGGTGGCTTCCCGTTCAGATTTTGCACAAATAGTTTCTAAAGGAAGACTATGCACATAGTGAAATTCTTGAGTCATTTCCGTGACAAATTGGAAAATTTTATTCAACTTAATCAGTTCACGTAAGTACAGCGCGTTCAAGCTGTACTTACATGCATTGATTAAGCAACTGATTTACATCCGCAACTTGTCGAGAAAAAAGTCCAATGCCTATCATTCTTGCTTAACTTGGAATTTCTTGTGAGAAGCATCTTATTTCTGATCATTCGACTGAATATTTCTCAAAGCATCTTTTCATTCAATTAAACCAATCGAGGTTTAGACTTGAAACTGGAATTCCTGGAAGCGTGGCttttcagcagcagcagcagtaaaTTGCATACATGGCTGCTGGTCGCcatgatcatcttcttctcaGACGATGGTGCAGGGGCCGGGTTGGTCGTCGACGGCGATGTAGTACGGCTGGCACGGCTGAGGGAACAGCTTGGGGCACGGCGGGCACGGCGGGCACGGCTGACACGGCTGACACGGCGGGGGGCACAGTTGGGcgcacttcttcttcttctcctcctcctcctccttcttcttcttctcctctgcttccttcttcttcttcgcttcctcgtccttcttcttcttctcctcagcCTCCTTCTTCTCGTCTGTCACCGAGATCACCTTCGCCGGGTGCTTCTTCTTGCGCAGCTTCTCCACGACCACCACCACGTCCACGTCCCCCACCACCGTCAACGTGGACTTCTCCTCGTCGAACGTCAGTGACTTGATCCCTGGTATATCATCACACAAATGGTGGCGAAATGACCGAGAAAAATACTTGCAGACAGAGACTGGACATCGCTAGGAAGAAAGACAACACCTTGAACTTCTGAGGTGAGCCCCAGGACGCAGGTTTTGCACTTCTCGCATGTGATGGCCACTTGAAGCACTATCTGACGCAGGGCAACAGCGAATGATTAACCAATAAAAGTTCACATGGAAGGGAAGATCGAATTAAGAACATACAAATGATATATAAATGCAATTCTAAATCCTGACCTTCATCGTCGCGGTGATCAATTGGAGCTCTGTATGTGTCTCTGATAGGCTCTTCCGAAGGCCTCTCTTCTTCTATGGCTAGCTTTATACAAATACGAGGGTCCTAGGTGATGATTACACAGCTTGGACTTCGTCAATGGCCATATACAAACACGTCCCAAGTAATATTCCCTTAAGAATAATCGAGACCAATTTACAATAATTGAAATATCAAGCAAGTCAAGTAGTAACTAGTAGGTGCAGCTCACATATAAGAGACGCAGTCGTTCAAATTATTTTGAAGCACTATGGAGTTACGCAGATACATTGATATATCTGAATCTCCCAATCACAGGAGATGGCATACCATTTCACTGAATCTCCCAATCACAGGAGATGGCATACCGTTTCAACTATCGAGATTCGGGGAGGAAAATGCGCGGCAAGTTGGTACTGGAACAGCTAATTCAAAGTATATATATAATCCCAAACTAACCAAAGCATGGCTGGATATGATGGATCCATGTTCGGTTATGCGTGCTCGAGCTTCTTGTCTAAATGTTTATGGAAATGGTCGTAGCTGTTGCATGTTTGACGAGTACTAATAGATGCTAGCTAGTCTTCTTTATCAGCGATAAACTAACGAAGACAATAAGTTGAGTGGGGTGGCAACTCGGAAATGTCATCAACTAATAATTACTAAACAAGTAGTACCGGTATATCTGTAGGTTTTTGTATCAGTGGGATGTCGCTGATGAACCTGCCGGGAGTTGTAATTGTCGGAGTTGTTGCTCTCGTCTCATCCCTGGAAGTAGTACTGGCAAAATTTCAGATGCTTTGTGCACCAGCTCTTGAAACTGAAGAAAGTAATTAAAATGCCACACTCGATTTTAACATTAAaccgaatatatatatatatatatattagaatcAAGTTACATACCCATAGTGATATAGTGAACAATAAATATAGTCTTCAATTTTCTAGGTAACTTCACTGGCAATCAACGAAGAACACACTCTATAACACGTCATCCTCTATGAAGTCTCCAAAATCTTCATCGACTAAGCAACATTATTTATGTatacaagtgtgagtacatgaaaCACTCAGTAAGTGTaaaaaagtatgacatgagggTTTAAGACAATAAATGATTGACTTTAGTTTACTACAACTAAGACATTCTAACTTGGGACTTAAGAAaacatatttactatgtgtgacaaCAAGACTTTAAAAGATACAGcttatcggattccatctgactaccaaatTCACAAGGTATTCCTTACCTaactaccaactcatcgggtcACCACCACCCGAATACCTAAAACCATCATCCAAGCTTCTCActgatcatgaagaagtctaAGCTGCTCTTTTGatcgtgagcatgactgattaATCAATTTTATTTCCCTGCAGAGATTGTGCAATTTTACCCATAAGTCATGATTCTTGTGTTgtttcacacttccggggtgtagaaCCGGGATCTCACTACAAGGACTTTACAAAGCGTCTTCTAATCTATATACACTCACTAAGGTTTTGCCACTAACAgagattccatccactgcagagctccctcttgtgccactcaacagcCAACTGGTGTGTACATAGTTAGACGAACAACTAATTATTCAGCCAAATCGTACCTATATTAgccttgtggttgtactatcgAGCCAAGTTATATACTTCACAAACCAGTCCTTATGATCTAAAGCAGGTACTCGCACATTACCCAACCTGCTTAGATCACTATGatccatattgctacaaaagattacatAATTCGGTTCATGTTACATAGATAGTTAATCAGGTTATTAAGTAACATACATATATCCAAGACAACGGAGCTACGTAAGTCTATCTATGACACCCCAACTCCAACACATGTGACAAGGATAATCTAGAAAGTACTGGTAAACTGTAAACATAGTATTCATactgacaagcatgcaattaaaCAAATAGAGgacacactttcctacaatgaGATCAATGCGATTAAGGACATTTGCCTTTAACAGTTCGTTGCTCATAAATATTGAAAGTCTGCTCTTCTAAGCTCACACACTGCTCATCTCCTATTGCATTCACAAACACTAGAAACAAGTAAACACAAACAACTAAAAACAGTATATCAAACCATATCAAAAGGCTAAGATAAGCTTACTAACAGAAAGCACATGTCACTACGATCGCGTGAGCGTAAGAATCGTCTAAAGCGGAACTATAACAGAAAAGTTATAAGGGTTTCAAGCTACAGGGGTCTTTCTGTAAAATATTATGAACCCTTTGTTAAAATTAGCcttatatgtaaatataaaaGGTCATAGCCttatatgtaaataaataaaactacaaggggctaaaagtaaaaaatCAATTAATCAGGGTATTGATGTAAAAACAACAAAGTTAGAGATTATTTGTAACAAAACAGTAAGTCTAGGGGtgtaaatataaaattagaaaaGGCTAAGGGCTttaatgtaaaaataataattgatagtattttttaaaatagaaaaatctagCTATCTAATTACAAAGTTACCTAATTAAAAATTAACAAACAAATTTTAATTATAAAACCCTAATTGTGACGTCAGCACGCTGACTAGACTTGGTGGTTGACGTGTCCAACACATGGGCGAGACGTGTCGACACGTGGTGCTGATGTGGACTCGCCACGTTGGACAAAACGGCGATGTAGCGCGATGATGTGGCACAGTGGCAGGGTGACTGGGCTACATCTATTTAAATCACGCATGTTGATCTTGCATCTTGCGAATCTGATCTAATCACGTGAACGGGTATGCGATCGTCTAATTCTAGCCGCGCATAAAAGATCGAACGGTGGGAGGGTGGGGCTACCTTGGCTCCAGTTGTTCAACGGCGACAACTTCTGCGGTGGTTGATCGTTGAAGAGCGAAGACGGGTTACGCGACTCAGTTGATGACGGTGAGCGGCAAAAGAGGAAGCAGGGGTGATTGAGACTTTGTTTGATGTGGTTACGGACGTTAGGGAAGATCGAGGAGGCTCGACGACAACGGAGCTTCAACGGTGAGCTTTGGCGACCTTTGGAGCTCCATACGGTGGTGGAACCTCAACGACGAAAGACGGACGATGACCATATAAGGATGGCAAACGATGTCGTGAGCTCGGGCGACGTTAAGGGAGGCTAGAGTGGCACAACGACGACGCGAGGACTCTCTGGTGGAGGAAAATCCGACGAAATTTGGGAGCTTGAACACGGTGGAGTGCAAAGAGGTCTGAGAAGATTTTACAATTACACGAGGGTGGAAGGCTAGGGATGACGGTGGAGCCCATATATCAGAGGGAGGGAGGTGAGGATCGTGAAGACGGTTAGCATATGGAGAACGGGCGTTACAGAAAAGATATGAAATACAACTAGCGCGCCTTGTTCGGTTGTTTGCCAAACATTTTAGTACTACATTTCGAAGGAATTCATAGTAAAAGGAACATTTTTAGTATTGAGCACCTAGCGGCCTAGCGTACCTTTCTGTTCACGGAAAAAGGGCGCTAGATGTGTTCAATCTCTTTTGATCACTCAACTGCAATTTGTGTGAGAACACCAATTTGAATCTGTTCGTTCCGACCTTACTTGCGCGTATGATTATCAGTGGGAGTCGGACTACCGCTGAATAAAAGAGTGGCGTACCAGCCGGCAGTCGGCGGCCGGTAGCCTAAAGACGCAACAAATTAAGCTGCAAAACCAGCCTGCCAACGTAACACGGTAGCAGCTGAGGTGCACTGGTGGGAGTAGTCGCCATCACGTTCAGTCGCTGCTGCTCAGTGCTCACTGATTAAATCCAATCCACCGGCTGCTTGGTGGACTTAATTGCTTTGTTTATTGTTGCCAAGCAACTTTCGCCGCGGGACGGCGGTGCCGAACAGCGGCCCTCCACCGGTTCTTCTGAAAAAGTCATGGCGAGGGGTCGGTGGTCACCCGTGCCAAATCGAAAGGTCGCAAGCCATGGAGAAGAAGACCACCTATGCTCTGGCTCTGACTGGCCTCGGACGGATTCGCCAATCACACATATCGATCCGTCGTCAGTCGCGCAAGTCGTGCAAATGCACCACGAGACTCTCCAATCTCCATCCAGAATATCGTTTACATTACGCACAGGGCATGCAAATTGAAGGGTGCGGTAGGTGTGAACTGGACTGTTTACAGATGCATGTACTCAACTACTCATAGTTCACAACGTAACGCGCCAGGATGGATTCCACGACCGAGCTAGCCACATCATTTTCTTGCTTCTCACTAATAACGAGGTGACGCCTTTCATAGTTACAACTGCAACTGGCAATGATCGATCACGAGACGACCGACGATCTCCGCGCTCCGGCCGGCCCTCTCGCTCGCTCGGTCCGCGGTATCCGTGGCGCCGGTCGGTCAGGCAACGAACCCGAGGAAGCTGCACGCGTCAAGAACAAGAGGACGGCTCGTGTGAAAAACCACACGCGAAagggggagaggaggggagggaaatTCACGTGACGCGGCACGAGAGCGCGAGATCAACCGGCTCGCgcggcgcggggggggggggggggggcgcacgGGCACGGCGCGCGCGGTACGCACCTGATGGGGCGCGCGACGGCGTGGCGCGGCGCCAAGAGCGCGCGGAGGAAGAGGGTGGCGCCGTGGAGGAGCACCACCACGCTGCTGCACCCGACCAGCAGAAGCTCCAGCAtgcttgcttccttgcttgcCCGGCTGGCTCCGGGTCGCGCGTGGTCTTTAACAGCGGGTGCGGTTGATGAAGGTTTCTTGGAAGCAGACCAAATGGTCCGGGAGGTTTCGTGCTGTCTCTACGTCTGCTTGTTTAACGGAGGGATTAAGAAAGAGAACAGGGACGGTGAGAGATAGGGAAagcctcctttttttctttcctttttcttcttgacGTTGTCTGTGATGCTGGTGCTTTTCTCTCGTTGTTTGGACGGGGCCAGGTCCATGCGTAAACAAACAGGCGAAGACGAACTAGTTTCTGGATAGGAATGATAGGTCGGGGCCGACATGGTTAGTTGCGGTCCAGCCATCAGATCATGGCGGACTGCATACTACTGCTTCATTTGAGGAAGAACAGTACTAGCTCTGTCGGTTTCCTCTGTCAGTGTTCGATATAGTCTGCTGGTGAAAAGCTATTCAGATGCATGCAGCACTTTACTGATCTTTATTTGGAGATTGAAGAGGTGAAGAATGATGATCCATTCTGCCAAAGATTGTGTGGTGGAAGTAGCAAGCAGCGTTGCAATGGCTACTCCGTTGATTACCGATATGAAAGGGAGAGACGGCTGAAACAAGTTCGTGTCAGTTTGGGGACCAAACAGTGATGATTGTCTGATGGATCCACGTCCTCTACTTCTCTGACTTGAGTCAAGAACCCAAATAGTCGTCGTATACTTCCTCCgttgaaaaaaaatttagtcaaattatatatgtacttaatatataaaatttgttttaatagatttgtattttaaagtgtttttaatatgatattgatttGATAGCAATCGATAATATAGTATAAGAgaataattttttgaaataaaatacGTCTTGTATTTTTAAATAGAGGAAGTAGAAAATAGGAGGAAAATATATGCCGCGCGAGAATATTGATGTAGATGAAAGAGTCCAATGTAAAGTTGCTTGCTTCTGGGTTACTCTTTCCTATCTTGACAATTTACAGATTGTTTTTTATGCACAAcagtaaaaaaataaaggacACCGACGAGAAAAAACCCATCTGCCATGGTAAGCACAATTGGATCCTAGGTCCACAAGCCAGCGACACAACAATAGGAAAAGCGTACGGCTTACGTCATCTAAGCTGAACAGCGTGCGATACGGCGGCGATCCTCTGCTCAATCGCCGGCCCTCCAAGGCGCGCCCGATCCTGGCCGTCCATCGCATCAATTCCCCAACCCCATCGTCCCCGCCCCCGAGGGTTTAGGCGCGGCGAGCCCACCACCGCCACTCGCAGCCAAAGCCCCAGAGCGCCTCCCTTATCGCCGCCGGCGACCGACCATGGCGTCGAAGCACGGCATCCTCCTAGCCGTCGGCATCATCTCCGACCACTTCGGCCCCCTCGTATCAGTaagccctccgtctcctcccCCTACCCTCCCGCCATTCCTCGCACGCTCGCCGTGCGCGCGCGCAAATGCGACGCCCTAACACGGCCCACACGATCCATTCCCCTCTCGCAGAAGGTGTGCGGCTGCCTCCTGCGCCACGGCGCGCTGTCGCTGCAGGATATCGTCCGCCGCCTCGAGCTCTCGCCGGGGCAGGTGAAGAActccctcctcgtcctcatccaGCACAGCTGCGTCCAGGCCTTCTCGACCCCCAGAGGCAAGCCGTTACGCGAAACTCCTACTCTTAAGATCTGATTTCATGCCCTATCAGGATCTGACGCCACTATTGGGAGTTTGCAGGGGGCGGCAATAAGACGGCGACGCTCTACTTGGCCTTATTCAACAACGTCCTTCACCGGCTGCGCTTCTCAAAGTTCCTTTCTGTCATCCGTGCGGATGTTCCAGAGGTCTCTTACTGGACTTTGGTTTTAGGCTTTTTGTTTATGTTGCTACATTCTAAAAGTCGAAACTGATATAATTAATTGCCACAGTTCTCTAAATGTTGAATTCAGTGTGGAGTCAGAGGGCGGTGAATGTGGTTCTAATTCTTGTTTGGTAGATGCATTTTACCTCGATTAATGTCCAGAGTCGTGGCATGAGCCAGTTGATATTTCTGAGTGCTATTCTGAACATGCTAAACAACCCAGGAGTGTGCACAACTAATCAGATTTGGTGTCCTGGGTAGTTTATGCTCCTAGATGGCAGTGACACTGATGCATTTTGATGTTTCAAACAGCACTTGCTGTTTGGAGACTAGCGAGTAGCTAATGCTTTCTACCTAGAGTTTGGCATTCTGCATGATCAAGCTAGCAATGCTGAACATATTCTTTTCACTACTTCAGAGAGCAAACAACTCATCTTGTTCTCACTGCTAAACCCTCTTTTTTCATGGGATGTGAACTATTACGTTTCATGTCCCTACTCGTCAAGCTTGAATATGTAAAAATTATTAGCCCAATGTTGTATTTGTATCCTAAGTCTGTTGTTATGAGTTATGACAAGTGGTAGACAGCATGCAAGTTACCGTATTGATCATTGATGTTCAACTTGATTGATTAACTTTACAGTTCAAAAAAGCAAGTTATGATCCCCATCctatttttctgatttaattGATTATGCTCCTTTGCAATTTGTTACTTATGCTAACAATTATTGGTTTGTGATAGTTGATAAGAGAAACAACGGACATGGTTTTAACTTATATATCATATATCCTCTATAGTCAATATGCTACTTCTGCCGCCAAAACTATCATTCATTTCAGTTAATTATCAATCAGAAAGAAGAAATTGTTTTAACTTTGGGTCCAACATATTTTAGTTACCGTTAACCTTCTGATGACCTTATGTTATGCAACTTGCAGTCAGAAGCTCTTCTCGAAGGATTACTTCAGAATGGTAGGCTAACATTTGATCAACTTGTGGAGCGAACTATCTCTAAAGTAGCAGAAGGTATGTCCTTGTATTGAAGTAGTTATTAAACCATCCTTTGTTCTTTTTATGAGAATGTTTGTTTTCTGTTCTTCTCAAAAACTCTGACCTTTTCCGGTGGCCATGACTTTTATTCAAGTTTATTCTCCTAGTAATAGGTCATTACATGTTTCAGGAAACCTCCTACCAGCAAGGGAAGAAATACGAAAGAACTTCAACAAACTTGTATATGCGCATTATGTGGAACGTTGCCCAAAATCTGAACCTTTTTTCGATCCACTTGTAGATGAACAACCTACATCCTCCAGGAAACGAGCTTCTAAAGTAAGTAAAGCATTTATTCCTTATTGGCCATTATAGGTATTGATTTGCATAGTTTTTAGAGTTGTGGTCATATACTAACCTACTCTGTAGTCTGTTCTGATTTTATACTCCCTTTGTTTCACAATAATATTCTATTTTCCTGGAATGTGTTATTTCACAAAGTAAGTCCATTGAGAAAGCAAGAGTGTAGTCATTGCAATACCCTGTATCCCTGTTATATTACTGTAAAAGAGAAGATTGGGTAGCTGTGTTATGGCATTTAATAGGGGCATGCATGATCCGATGTCATTGAATGCTCTTAAATTTGCTGCCTCCTTTCTTTGTGGGTATCGTTTATTTGGACATGTATTGTAAAACagacctttttaaaaaaaaaaaggaatctgATAATGTATGCCGAGATTGTAAAAATTGACTAGGCTTTGATTACTTTAGTATTTATAACTAGATCGCCTACACATAGCAAAAGGGTTAATTTgttcaaaacaaatttgttagcTCAGTGGTTAAGGAATTCCACTTTTTGTTTTGATGCTGGGCTGTTGATGGAAGTGTATCTTGCCCTTAACTACATTCGCCATATTAAActggcttttctttttctaatatTGAGATCATGATGCTTTAATGTATTACTGTCCTTTCTCTTGGTTATATGTCGTGTATATGATGATTGGCTGGGTGAGCTGACAAATGTATCTTTGGAACAGACTGTtgagaaggttctttcacttGAGCAGAAAGTTGTCTGTAATGCAGCTCTATCTGATGCCGAGAGATTTTCTGAGATCCCATACTTCATGGAAGGGTCATCGAATGCAAATAATAATGTTGTTGCTGGTGGTAAGGtattgtgacttggtggcttcaTGCTATTGCAAAAGAAAGGGTGTATGCTGTTTAGGCCGTCCTTTGGTTAAACTAGAAAAAAGCAAAGTGGCATGCAAGGTTATTTGTTAATGACCAAGACCAATTGGCCCACACATTTGCACCGCATGGTCTAGATGATCATAGACTTGTAAAATGTCGAAACTTTAATTAGACTCAGACATCCAAAtgagttttatttttgttatCCAAATCTCTTTCTTGTCTTTTGAGCTTAAATATGTGCAAGATAACACATTTAGTGGTGTAGGTTAACTTACTTAGTCCTACTGAGCATCCACCAAATTAAGGTATAGATATGTTCTAGATAAACACATTTAATGGTGTGTAgttctaattatttaattagagtccATCAAGTTTTGGGACAGATGTTTCCCTTTTATGTGAGTTGGAATATTTCTCCTGTTCTGATATATTTTAGTCACATAATCATTATGGTTCACCTAGTTGAGGGCTTGATGTTTTCCTTTTTAGTTATTATTTATACCATATTTTTTTGTGTAAGAATACCTTATTTGAATGTATATATGAAATATGCTGCTCTTTTCATTTGCTAATTACATACTTATTATTTCTCAGCGGAAACATGAAGCCTTAGAAGCAGATGAAGAACATTCAATTGTGGCAGAGAATGAAGTACTTTGGCGtgcaaattttgagaaattcaTATTCTGTCTAAAGAAGAAGGTGTGCTTATATACTCATAGCATTACTTTATATAACATATTTACGTAGGTGCATGTCTCCATTTTTTTCTGCACATTCGTGTTTCCATACTTTTCCTTGTTTGCAAATGGGACTTCTTGAAGCAGAATAGTCTGGCTAGATGCTAGCCAATCTATTCTACATAATGTCAGTACAATACAATTTCTTTTTACCAGAAAATTATACAATAAATAGAATAAAGAACAGAGCAAAACTATGGAAGATTACAGTACCAAAAGGAAGTAGGTAAGTTGAATTGTGCTTCTCTAGAAACTATAAAAACATATCACAGATGCTTATCATCTGTGGCACTGTGTTACTATGTACTTGCACCATACATCTGTTTTCCTTGTAAAAAAGTTAAGTTGAAGGAGAAAAATCCTTCATATTGTATTTGGTTCTTAAAGAAAAAACTCCTCCAAACAGCTCCGCTACAAAAGAAGATAAATGTTAACAtcacattttttatttatttgtctATACATGCATGGGGTGAGCTGAGGGAAGCATAACCTTGGACTTTGTTAATGCCTTCTGCTTAGTTTTTCTTCTTGTATTGAAGTTTTGTGCAGAACGAAAGAAAGCAAAGCTGAAGCTTGGCACACATTCTATATGGGAAGCATTTTTTGAGGCGAATGTAACAGACAATCACAACAAATCTGGTAACACCCAATAACAGTAGCTCAAATATTCTCAGTATTACATCCTGAAATATCGCTTTGTTGTTATTACATTACCTTCCTATATATTTTATGAACACAACTATTTTTTAACCTATATCCCTGTTCTGAATGTGCATCAGTTTTGGTCTTGCCTCATGGTGCTGACTGCTGAGCTGTGCTGGCTTTAGTTAGGAAACTTCATAAGAGTTCATGAAGAAATTGTCAAAAATTACTCCTTTTTCTATAGTCAACCAGAATGTGCTAGTTGTACATTAAGCTAATAATTTTGTGTTTATCTGTTTGCAATGGTCTTCTATGAACCAGACACTTGTAGCATGTCATACACTTCATCCATTTCAAAATACTTGTCCAACTACCTATGTGCAAAGACCACAAAGGCATAAACAGGCCACTCAGCAATTTTCGCATCATTAATAGCACAGGTGGATGATTGACAAACATCAATAACTACAATGTTGATACTGTTTCTTAGATAACTATTCTGAAATGATGAATCCCAATAAACTGATAAACTATTTTGAAATGAAGGGAGTAATAGTTTAGTCCTGCACTGGCATGTACCCTTCGTTAAAATTGTGTTGTTTCGTCTTTCCTCAGACTCCCTAAGTTTATCATTTCTTACTTATGTGCTAATTATACCATTTTTGCCCTCTTTTCCAtttgaagcaaaaaaaaaaaaaaaagggataaGAAAGGGATATAAGAGGTGAGAACAAATGTAACATGCCCGGAATTATTAATTCCACATCTACACAAATACACAATAATAATCTGCAAAAGCAGTACCAGCAGAATGTCTAAGAGGTACCAGGTATTAATTCACTATTGTATCAGGACACTTCATTGATGTTAGATGGATTTAGTTTAAGAAGTAATTACCCAGGATTTTATCGCTGATACTTGGGGCAAAAACCAATATACCTTATTTCAACTATTATATTATCCTTAGAGGAAAAAAGATCGTGCATGCAAGCACTGCTTCTTGTTGATCAAGTTTAAATTGTATTTTAGCAATGAAGTTCCCAATGTTGCAGTGACATCACCAATACATG
This region includes:
- the LOC133908476 gene encoding heavy metal-associated isoprenylated plant protein 2-like, whose product is MKIVLQVAITCEKCKTCVLGLTSEVQGIKSLTFDEEKSTLTVVGDVDVVVVVEKLRKKKHPAKVISVTDEKKEAEEKKKKDEEAKKKKEAEEKKKKEEEEEKKKKCAQLCPPPCQPCQPCPPCPPCPKLFPQPCQPYYIAVDDQPGPCTIV
- the LOC133908477 gene encoding uncharacterized protein LOC133908477 isoform X2, with product MASKHGILLAVGIISDHFGPLVSKVCGCLLRHGALSLQDIVRRLELSPGQVKNSLLVLIQHSCVQAFSTPRGGGNKTATLYLALFNNVLHRLRFSKFLSVIRADVPESEALLEGLLQNGRLTFDQLVERTISKVAEGNLLPAREEIRKNFNKLVYAHYVERCPKSEPFFDPLVDEQPTSSRKRASKTVEKVLSLEQKVVCNAALSDAERFSEIPYFMEGSSNANNNVVAGGKRKHEALEADEEHSIVAENEVLWRANFEKFIFCLKKKFCAERKKAKLKLGTHSIWEAFFEANVTDNHNKSVTSPIHGILERLGQKEGGTSMTLDQVTKVLKDLECISTSENPEEFTFDLSKFVETCRNDEIESLVKKKYGQEAYIIFRLLIKQGCPVETDEITDATILDKQIAHGTLYRLWKDEYIDSERVLSAAGTGNTPFFVWRVKNTVREQFIDHLYHAALNLRQMVNYIAGLLLEIGLFYALCRMVSFWYFDDVKYKEYFP
- the LOC133908477 gene encoding uncharacterized protein LOC133908477 isoform X1 yields the protein MASKHGILLAVGIISDHFGPLVSKVCGCLLRHGALSLQDIVRRLELSPGQVKNSLLVLIQHSCVQAFSTPRGGGNKTATLYLALFNNVLHRLRFSKFLSVIRADVPESEALLEGLLQNGRLTFDQLVERTISKVAEGNLLPAREEIRKNFNKLVYAHYVERCPKSEPFFDPLVDEQPTSSRKRASKTVEKVLSLEQKVVCNAALSDAERFSEIPYFMEGSSNANNNVVAGGKRKHEALEADEEHSIVAENEVLWRANFEKFIFCLKKKFCAERKKAKLKLGTHSIWEAFFEANVTDNHNKSVTSPIHGILERLGQKEGGTSMTLDQVTKVLKDLECISTSENPEEFTFDLSKFVETCRNDEIESLVKKKYGQEAYIIFRLLIKQGCPVETDEITDATILDKQIAHGTLYRLWKDEYIDSERVLSAAGTGNTPFFVWRVKNTVREQFIDHLYHAALNLRQMVNYIAGLLLEGSKDETKLRIRKNILILALTRHDESLMLFHDF